One Sphingomonas sp. SUN039 genomic window carries:
- a CDS encoding tryptophan 7-halogenase, with amino-acid sequence MVWANVRYGFGVMVGSVQQVVIVGGGTAGWLSACVLAARRPDLSITLVESPDIPTIGVGEGTWPTMRATLASIGISETEFLEACDASFKQGSRFDGWIDGTTDDSYLHPFTGLPPGDARELLAAWHEAGRTMPFAAAMTSQHAICARDLAPRQRAMPDYAGALNYGYHLDAGKFAALLAKHAIERLGITRIADDVTGVVPSDNGDIAALELRHGRALAGDFFIDCSGQAAILIDGYCKADWIDRSDVSFNDRALAVQVPVTANSAVASQTIGTAHEAGWLWDIGLPTRRGVGCVYSSRFMADDQAERVLASYLRAKFPDFDASHLARRRLSFRTGHRAQFWTRNCLAIGLSAGFIEPLEASAIVLIELSLNALSDNFPASRATMEIHAARFNTLFRYRWDRIVDFLKLHYVLSRRPEPYWQAQRTAETIPPRLTEQLVLWREQPPSSWDFPQIDEIFPAASHLYVLYGMGFSAPPQHGKPSAAAVLSLADVRERSRGLTAALPTNRTYLSAVAVEAKPHALQGAMART; translated from the coding sequence TTGGTTTGGGCGAATGTCCGCTATGGTTTCGGAGTGATGGTCGGCTCGGTTCAACAGGTTGTCATTGTAGGCGGCGGCACAGCCGGCTGGCTCTCTGCGTGTGTGCTCGCTGCCAGGCGACCCGATTTATCGATCACATTGGTAGAATCGCCTGACATTCCGACAATCGGCGTTGGCGAAGGCACCTGGCCGACGATGCGCGCAACTCTGGCGAGCATTGGCATTTCCGAGACGGAGTTCCTTGAGGCGTGCGACGCATCGTTCAAGCAGGGCTCTCGTTTCGATGGCTGGATCGATGGAACGACTGACGACAGCTATCTGCATCCATTCACTGGCTTGCCCCCTGGAGACGCGCGCGAACTGTTGGCTGCCTGGCACGAGGCGGGTCGCACAATGCCATTTGCTGCGGCAATGACATCGCAGCATGCGATTTGCGCGCGTGACCTTGCGCCACGGCAGCGTGCGATGCCTGACTATGCTGGCGCACTGAATTATGGGTACCATCTCGACGCCGGGAAATTTGCCGCATTGCTGGCAAAGCATGCAATTGAGCGCCTTGGTATCACTCGAATTGCGGATGACGTCACAGGCGTTGTCCCGTCGGACAATGGCGACATCGCTGCGCTCGAACTGCGCCATGGAAGAGCACTCGCAGGAGATTTCTTTATCGACTGCTCGGGGCAGGCCGCAATACTGATTGATGGCTATTGCAAGGCGGACTGGATTGATCGGTCGGATGTGTCATTCAATGATCGGGCGCTGGCTGTGCAAGTGCCCGTAACGGCAAATAGCGCTGTAGCATCACAAACTATCGGCACGGCCCATGAGGCGGGTTGGCTATGGGACATCGGCTTGCCGACACGTCGCGGTGTCGGCTGCGTCTACAGCTCGCGATTTATGGCTGATGATCAAGCCGAGCGTGTGCTCGCAAGCTATCTAAGGGCGAAGTTTCCAGACTTTGACGCCAGTCACCTTGCCCGCCGCAGGCTTTCATTTCGGACAGGCCATCGTGCGCAATTTTGGACGCGGAATTGCCTAGCCATTGGGCTGTCCGCTGGCTTCATCGAGCCACTCGAAGCCTCGGCGATCGTTTTGATCGAGCTGTCGCTCAACGCGCTAAGCGACAACTTTCCGGCGAGCCGGGCGACAATGGAAATCCACGCTGCGAGGTTCAACACGCTGTTTCGCTACCGGTGGGATCGGATCGTGGATTTCTTGAAGCTGCATTATGTTCTCAGTCGTCGTCCCGAGCCCTATTGGCAGGCGCAGCGCACAGCTGAAACGATCCCGCCCCGCCTGACAGAACAGCTGGTTCTTTGGCGTGAACAGCCACCGTCTTCATGGGATTTTCCGCAGATCGATGAGATCTTTCCAGCCGCAAGCCACCTTTATGTCCTTTACGGCATGGGATTTTCCGCCCCGCCTCAGCACGGAAAGCCGTCGGCGGCGGCCGTCTTGAGTCTTGCTGATGTGCGTGAGCGATCTCGCGGCCTGACTGCTGCCTTGCCGACCAATCGCACATATTTGTCGGCAGTCGCGGTTGAAGCCAAGCCGCACGCCCTGCAGGGAGCAATGGCCCGAACATGA
- a CDS encoding SapC family protein — MSNHRILNSADHGDLRVHTGAGAQYGDNVMACLAPPAEFRQIQGHFPIVFRRDIETGAFGAVALFGFESGENLFLQGETWAASYRPMALAIQPFLIGRPAEGFDTPRVHVDTRHPRIAMGGDGMRVFDEDGRPSPYLELIAERLGNLDYAHRQSPAFFEALIRYDLIEPFTLEVPLNDGSRHSLVGYHTINEGRLAELDGEALGQLNAEGHLSPLFMAMASLSRFGELVARKNARIVGG, encoded by the coding sequence ATGAGCAACCACCGGATCCTCAACAGTGCCGATCACGGCGACCTCAGAGTGCACACCGGCGCCGGCGCCCAATATGGCGACAATGTGATGGCTTGCCTCGCTCCCCCAGCGGAATTTCGGCAGATTCAGGGCCATTTCCCGATTGTCTTCCGGCGTGACATCGAGACCGGCGCATTTGGAGCCGTGGCGCTTTTCGGGTTTGAGAGCGGTGAGAATTTATTCCTTCAGGGCGAGACCTGGGCAGCCAGCTATCGCCCGATGGCGCTCGCAATCCAGCCTTTCCTTATTGGCCGCCCTGCCGAGGGGTTCGATACGCCGCGGGTCCATGTCGATACGAGGCATCCGCGGATCGCGATGGGTGGAGACGGAATGCGCGTGTTCGACGAAGACGGCCGCCCGAGTCCCTATCTGGAACTGATCGCCGAGCGCCTTGGCAACCTCGACTATGCTCATCGGCAGAGCCCGGCCTTCTTCGAGGCGCTTATCCGTTACGACCTGATCGAACCGTTCACGCTTGAAGTGCCTTTGAATGACGGCTCGCGTCATTCGCTTGTGGGATATCACACGATCAACGAGGGCCGCCTTGCAGAGCTTGACGGGGAAGCGCTCGGCCAACTGAATGCTGAGGGGCATTTGTCGCCCCTGTTCATGGCAATGGCTTCGCTTTCGCGCTTCGGCGAACTGGTCGCGCGCAAAAACGCACGGATTGTCGGTGGCTGA
- a CDS encoding cupin-like domain-containing protein, with amino-acid sequence MADADPIFFAAIPSVVEREAATPEALDTLLRGCRSPFVIRGLVADWPMVQTGLRAPREVRQYLIERARDVPFAVSVGQPGHNGRMFYDAAMDMNFRTARGKLTDIFGGIDANEGRRDPPSVYLASIDVPTHFVGIEQENPLDLGSREPLVSLWIGTPTRIAAHNDFPDNLACCVAGARRFTLFPPEQFRNLYLGPIDNTPAGRAVSMVDFHAPDFDRYPRFADALAKAQLAELQPGDALFIPSMWWHHVEGLAPFNILLNYWWRDTPRYLGQPQDALNHAILAIRDLPAEDKAIWRDMFAHYVFESGPAVAAHIPENARGVLDPLTAETAGRLRAFLLRTLSR; translated from the coding sequence GTGGCTGACGCCGATCCGATATTTTTTGCTGCGATCCCTTCGGTTGTCGAGCGAGAGGCGGCAACCCCGGAGGCGCTCGACACATTGCTGCGGGGATGCCGGTCTCCCTTTGTGATCCGAGGACTGGTGGCCGACTGGCCCATGGTCCAGACCGGCCTTCGCGCACCCCGTGAGGTCAGGCAGTATCTGATAGAGCGCGCGCGAGACGTGCCATTTGCGGTTTCGGTCGGACAGCCAGGGCATAATGGCCGCATGTTCTATGATGCGGCGATGGATATGAATTTCCGGACGGCGCGGGGCAAGCTGACTGACATTTTCGGTGGGATCGACGCGAATGAGGGGCGTCGCGACCCGCCCAGCGTTTATCTTGCCTCGATCGACGTCCCGACGCATTTTGTGGGCATAGAGCAGGAAAATCCGCTCGATCTGGGTTCGCGCGAGCCACTGGTGAGTTTGTGGATAGGGACGCCAACGCGGATCGCGGCACACAATGATTTTCCTGACAATCTGGCCTGCTGTGTTGCCGGTGCACGCCGCTTTACGCTTTTTCCGCCCGAGCAATTTCGCAATCTCTACCTCGGGCCGATCGACAACACGCCGGCCGGTCGTGCTGTGAGCATGGTCGATTTCCATGCGCCCGATTTCGACCGCTACCCGCGCTTCGCTGACGCGCTTGCCAAGGCGCAGCTTGCCGAGCTCCAGCCAGGCGATGCCCTCTTCATTCCCTCAATGTGGTGGCACCATGTTGAAGGGCTCGCGCCGTTCAACATTCTGCTCAACTATTGGTGGCGCGACACGCCGCGCTACCTGGGCCAGCCGCAGGATGCCCTCAACCACGCTATCCTCGCGATCCGCGATCTGCCCGCCGAAGACAAGGCCATCTGGCGCGACATGTTCGCGCATTACGTGTTCGAAAGCGGCCCTGCCGTGGCTGCGCATATTCCCGAAAACGCCCGTGGCGTTCTTGATCCCCTGACGGCGGAGACCGCGGGGCGGTTGCGCGCCTTTCTCTTGAGGACTTTGAGCCGATGA
- a CDS encoding tryptophan halogenase family protein, which yields MSGYTKRRIVVAGGGTAGWMAAAALARTMGDAIELTLVESDAIGTVGVGESTIPPLVTYNRLLGIGEADFMRETQATFKLGIEFENWKRDGESYFHSFGLTGRDHWSAGFQHFWMHGLTKGHSASYDDYCLELQAAHASRFAHLPDNRMNYAYQLDSSLYAAFLRRMAEADGARRVEGKIARVELDGASGDIAALVLESGTRVEGDLFIDCTGFRALLIEGALQVGYDDWSHYLPCDSAIAVQTSSVRPPIPYTRAIAHDAGWQWRIPLQHRQGNGIVYCSRYLDREVALDRLVSTVEGTRLTEPNFIRFVTGARRKQWHRNCVAVGLSGGFMEPLESTSIHLIQRAVLRLIRMMPMGAVSERDVAEFNEQQMTDMLQVRDFLILHYKATERRDSPFWRQCGDMEIPESLTQKIELFRETGRVFRKNEELFAENSWVQVMMGQGITPQAYHPVATKLSDEELHHLLAGLRDSVAKTVASLPQHDAYVAHYCGAQNAVAA from the coding sequence ATGAGCGGATACACCAAACGCCGGATTGTTGTGGCTGGCGGCGGAACTGCCGGCTGGATGGCCGCGGCCGCGCTGGCGCGGACGATGGGTGATGCGATCGAACTGACGCTCGTTGAATCCGATGCCATAGGTACGGTCGGCGTGGGCGAGAGCACGATCCCGCCGCTGGTCACCTACAACCGATTGCTTGGGATCGGCGAAGCCGATTTCATGCGTGAGACCCAGGCGACGTTCAAGCTGGGCATCGAATTCGAAAACTGGAAACGCGATGGAGAATCCTATTTCCACTCCTTTGGCCTGACGGGCCGCGATCATTGGTCTGCGGGCTTTCAGCATTTCTGGATGCATGGGCTGACCAAGGGCCATTCGGCATCCTACGACGACTATTGCCTCGAACTGCAAGCAGCTCATGCGAGCCGGTTCGCGCATCTGCCGGACAACCGGATGAATTATGCCTATCAGCTCGATTCGTCGCTCTATGCGGCCTTTTTGCGGCGCATGGCAGAGGCCGATGGGGCCAGGCGGGTCGAAGGCAAGATCGCACGCGTTGAGCTTGATGGTGCATCGGGCGATATCGCCGCGTTGGTGCTCGAGTCAGGCACGCGCGTCGAAGGCGACCTGTTCATCGACTGCACGGGATTTCGCGCGCTGCTGATCGAGGGCGCGCTGCAGGTCGGCTATGACGACTGGAGCCATTATCTTCCCTGTGACTCCGCGATCGCCGTGCAGACATCGAGTGTCCGCCCGCCGATCCCCTATACGCGTGCGATTGCCCATGATGCGGGCTGGCAGTGGCGCATCCCCCTGCAACACCGGCAGGGCAATGGAATCGTTTATTGCAGCCGCTATCTTGACCGCGAGGTGGCGCTCGATCGCTTGGTCTCAACGGTTGAGGGGACGCGGCTGACCGAACCGAATTTCATCCGCTTCGTGACTGGCGCGCGGCGCAAGCAATGGCATCGTAACTGCGTGGCGGTGGGGCTGTCCGGCGGGTTCATGGAGCCGCTGGAATCGACGAGCATCCACCTGATCCAGCGCGCCGTCCTGCGCCTGATCCGTATGATGCCGATGGGCGCGGTGAGTGAACGCGACGTTGCCGAGTTCAACGAGCAGCAAATGACCGATATGCTACAGGTCCGTGATTTCCTGATCCTGCACTATAAGGCGACCGAACGGCGCGACAGTCCATTCTGGCGCCAGTGCGGCGACATGGAAATTCCCGAAAGCCTGACGCAAAAGATCGAGCTGTTCCGCGAAACCGGCCGCGTGTTCCGGAAGAATGAAGAGCTTTTTGCCGAAAACAGCTGGGTTCAGGTGATGATGGGGCAGGGGATCACGCCGCAAGCCTATCACCCGGTGGCAACAAAGCTTTCGGACGAAGAACTTCACCACCTTCTGGCCGGGCTTCGCGATAGTGTCGCAAAGACAGTGGCGAGCCTGCCGCAGCATGACGCCTATGTCGCCCATTATTGTGGCGCTCAAAATGCCGTCGCCGCGTGA
- a CDS encoding glycoside hydrolase family 16 protein codes for MALALLAIVPTARADDWQLVWSDEFDQPTIDATKWSSDVDCWGGGNNERQCYTESRNNAAIVDGKLVITALRQRASGSAFPQSQRTTAATRTAAAARDYTSARLTTRGKASWRYGRIEVRALVPQGQGAWPAIWMLPEEGAYGPWAASGEIDILEAVNLGVRCKTCLTGREDTILGTLHFGGKWPANLHRGTEVHAPEVLEGFHNYAIEWQRDRMIWQIDGHTYAERSSNEWSTTGSKSPGAPFDRKFHLIVNLAIGGGLAESRGTGGVATGGFPKRFAMDWIRVWQKRDRTDRSPTGQPSEEGK; via the coding sequence TTGGCGCTGGCGCTTCTGGCAATAGTCCCGACAGCGCGCGCCGACGACTGGCAGCTTGTCTGGTCCGACGAGTTTGACCAGCCAACAATCGATGCGACCAAATGGAGCTCTGACGTCGATTGCTGGGGCGGTGGCAATAACGAGCGGCAGTGCTACACGGAGAGCCGCAACAATGCCGCGATTGTCGACGGCAAGTTGGTCATTACCGCATTGCGCCAACGCGCCAGCGGCTCAGCTTTCCCCCAGTCCCAGCGAACCACTGCCGCCACGCGCACCGCTGCAGCGGCGCGTGACTACACCTCAGCGCGGCTGACCACGCGCGGCAAGGCGTCATGGCGCTACGGTCGTATCGAGGTCCGGGCCCTCGTGCCGCAGGGGCAGGGGGCATGGCCAGCGATCTGGATGCTGCCCGAAGAGGGTGCCTATGGCCCATGGGCGGCATCGGGCGAAATTGATATTCTGGAGGCGGTAAATCTGGGCGTTCGCTGCAAGACGTGTCTTACGGGACGGGAGGATACGATCCTCGGCACATTGCACTTCGGCGGCAAATGGCCAGCAAACCTGCATAGGGGAACAGAGGTACATGCCCCTGAAGTGTTGGAGGGCTTCCATAACTATGCGATTGAATGGCAAAGGGATCGCATGATCTGGCAAATCGACGGCCACACCTATGCCGAGCGATCTTCAAACGAATGGTCGACGACCGGATCCAAATCTCCCGGCGCGCCTTTTGATCGAAAATTTCACCTGATCGTCAACCTGGCCATTGGCGGTGGCCTTGCAGAGAGCAGGGGAACAGGTGGCGTTGCTACAGGCGGCTTCCCCAAACGCTTTGCAATGGACTGGATTCGTGTCTGGCAGAAGCGCGACAGGACGGATAGATCGCCGACCGGGCAACCGAGCGAAGAGGGCAAGTAG
- a CDS encoding LacI family DNA-binding transcriptional regulator yields the protein MARRRQAVTIKHVAADAGVSLQTVSRVINNEPNVRPEMKQRVQGAIDRLGYVPSIAAQRMSGSRSYLILALNDRDRTIADWRARQGTDWVDQMLLGGMLMCAEHGYRMIFELVDTHSDHIEREILGAIAALQPDGIILTPPHSDNPQIVSFLAKQNIPFARIGSHENGFGIPVSMDDHGSARMATEYLLGRGHRRVGFIAGSPEYNLSGWRVDGWKAAMATAGLPTDGLLAEGDFSYSSGESAARQLLESMNRPTAIVASNDQMALATLEVARSLGLDVPGQLSVISFDNTPLVHFTQPPLTAIDQPIASTTSKAVELIIAAHKGEARPEALTVITADLVERGSVADCIDRLGG from the coding sequence ATGGCGAGACGGCGCCAGGCTGTAACGATCAAGCACGTCGCCGCAGATGCCGGGGTTTCCCTGCAAACGGTGAGCCGCGTGATCAACAACGAGCCCAATGTGCGGCCGGAAATGAAGCAGCGGGTGCAGGGCGCAATCGACCGGCTTGGCTATGTGCCCTCCATCGCAGCGCAGCGGATGAGCGGTTCCCGCTCCTACCTTATCCTCGCGCTTAACGATCGTGATCGCACCATTGCAGATTGGCGCGCGCGACAGGGAACGGACTGGGTGGACCAGATGCTGCTCGGTGGCATGCTGATGTGCGCCGAGCACGGCTATCGCATGATCTTCGAACTGGTTGACACGCACAGCGACCATATCGAGCGCGAAATTTTGGGCGCGATTGCGGCGCTCCAGCCCGATGGCATCATCCTGACTCCCCCGCATTCGGACAATCCGCAGATCGTTTCCTTCCTGGCCAAGCAGAATATCCCGTTCGCCAGGATCGGTTCGCATGAGAACGGCTTTGGAATTCCCGTTTCGATGGACGACCATGGATCAGCCCGCATGGCCACAGAATATCTTTTGGGGCGTGGGCACCGGCGTGTCGGCTTCATCGCCGGCTCGCCTGAATATAACCTCAGCGGCTGGCGTGTGGATGGGTGGAAAGCCGCGATGGCAACCGCCGGGCTTCCGACAGATGGCCTCCTTGCCGAGGGTGATTTCAGCTATTCGTCGGGCGAGTCCGCGGCCCGGCAGCTCTTGGAATCAATGAACCGTCCTACTGCAATCGTCGCGAGCAACGATCAGATGGCGCTTGCGACATTAGAGGTTGCCCGGTCTTTGGGCCTAGATGTCCCAGGCCAGCTTTCAGTCATCAGCTTTGACAACACGCCGCTGGTTCATTTCACCCAGCCGCCTCTGACTGCGATTGATCAGCCGATCGCCTCGACGACGTCGAAGGCTGTGGAACTGATAATTGCCGCCCATAAGGGTGAAGCCCGTCCAGAAGCACTGACCGTGATCACGGCTGATTTGGTTGAACGGGGTTCGGTCGCCGACTGCATCGACCGACTGGGTGGCTGA
- a CDS encoding MFS transporter: MAEPLTPRTESTRFLLLYGLAWGGGAVAFVPFLTILLPLRVASLAPRGMEVVWLAYIAFAGAIAASISNIAFGYLSDITRNRRAWIWGGMVLSSGLLLAISTADDLSALVVLVVLWQVALNMMLAPLAAWAGDRVPDSQKGLLGGLLAFGPGLGALSGALVTFPGMASPALRLGLVAIFVACCVMPVLVFGMRPAIGEQRQSTVDVGEQRIAYSGDIGPHAFTRMWVARLFVQIAEAALFAYLYFWFRSIDPSMDDSQTARVFSVVLVLSAPLALITGHFTDRMRWPFLPLAICAAISAMALIGMAVAPTLPLAIATYALFGLATSVFLALHSAQALRVLPRSDRRGRDLGLFNLTNTVPSLIMPWLTLALVPRFGFPALFLLFAILAALASVILWPRAAKSEAFA; the protein is encoded by the coding sequence GTGGCTGAGCCGCTGACACCGCGAACTGAGTCGACGCGCTTCCTGCTGCTATACGGTCTTGCCTGGGGTGGCGGGGCCGTTGCCTTCGTCCCGTTCCTGACGATCCTGCTTCCGTTGCGCGTTGCGTCGCTCGCGCCAAGAGGAATGGAGGTCGTCTGGCTGGCCTATATCGCCTTCGCCGGCGCGATTGCGGCCAGCATCAGCAACATCGCGTTCGGCTATCTGAGTGATATCACGCGCAACCGACGCGCCTGGATCTGGGGCGGCATGGTGCTTTCGTCAGGGCTGCTGCTCGCGATCAGCACTGCGGACGATCTTTCGGCGTTGGTGGTGTTGGTGGTGCTTTGGCAAGTCGCGCTAAACATGATGCTCGCGCCGCTTGCGGCATGGGCGGGGGATCGCGTTCCCGATTCACAAAAGGGCTTGCTTGGTGGGCTACTAGCGTTCGGACCGGGCCTGGGTGCACTTTCTGGTGCACTGGTGACCTTTCCTGGAATGGCATCGCCCGCCCTGCGGTTAGGGCTCGTCGCGATCTTTGTCGCTTGCTGCGTCATGCCGGTGCTGGTTTTTGGCATGCGGCCCGCAATCGGTGAGCAGCGACAGTCTACCGTTGATGTCGGCGAACAGCGCATCGCCTATAGCGGCGATATCGGGCCGCATGCATTCACGCGCATGTGGGTGGCGCGTCTGTTTGTACAGATCGCCGAGGCTGCCCTGTTCGCCTATCTCTATTTCTGGTTCCGTTCGATTGACCCTTCGATGGACGACAGCCAGACGGCGCGCGTGTTCAGCGTGGTGCTCGTTCTTTCGGCGCCGTTGGCACTGATCACCGGTCACTTCACAGACCGGATGCGGTGGCCGTTTCTGCCACTGGCAATTTGCGCTGCGATCTCGGCCATGGCCCTGATCGGTATGGCCGTCGCGCCCACACTGCCACTGGCAATTGCCACGTATGCGTTGTTTGGGCTGGCAACGTCGGTTTTCCTCGCGCTGCATTCGGCGCAAGCGCTTCGCGTTTTGCCGCGATCCGATCGGCGGGGCCGCGATCTCGGGCTCTTCAATCTGACGAATACCGTTCCGTCGCTGATCATGCCCTGGCTGACGCTGGCACTGGTTCCCCGGTTCGGGTTTCCTGCTCTCTTCCTCCTGTTTGCGATCCTCGCTGCGCTTGCGAGCGTTATCCTGTGGCCGCGGGCTGCCAAATCCGAGGCCTTTGCTTGA
- a CDS encoding glycoside hydrolase family 3 protein, with amino-acid sequence MIAARALLVAALFVSGCSASIQQNRPAAAPTPPAQANPANWPAAKSPDAFSDPKTEQRIATILARMTLEQKIGQMIQADISAITPKDLETYPLGSILAGGNSGPYGDERASGAKWDQMVSEYREASRKSGAGIPIIFGVDAVHGHSNLPGATIFPHNIGLGAANDDGLIERIGAATAAEVAGSGIDWTFAPTLAVPQDLRWGRSYEGYGADPALVARYARAMTRGLQGELTRGQSMGSSHVAATAKHFLADGGTAGGKDQGDADISESELVARHAQGYPAAIDAGALTVMASFSSWNGVKNHGNASLLTDVLKGRMGFAGLVVGDWNGHGQVPGCTVTDCPASFRAGLDLAMAPDSWKGLFAATLREARDGSLPMSRIDDAVTRILRVKAKLGLLDTAPVRRGDHAQIGAPDHLALAREAAAKSLVLLKNNDGVLPLRPGANVLITGPGADSMAMQAGGWTITWQGTDTTAADFPNGQTIGRAIAAAVGDAGGHAAISADGSWSVRPDVAVVVYGETPYAEYQGDAPDLAFRASKGEQDLILRLKSQGIRVVSVFLSGRPMFTGTQINASDAFVAAWLPGTQGNGVADVLVARSNGKTARDFTGRLPFPWPADALSPVKSPLFPIGYGLNYSNAKNMGPVNEEPRVDLVASASEDTYLTRGQVPSPWRLGLDSAVTARALDLTAQEDARQFNWADHGSIAIDGPAVNLTRQLDEGFVLRIDWRIDALPAGPLLVGLGGASLDLASQLQTSPPGTKIETRIPLRCFKEAGADLRAVGTPLRLTANKGFVATLRDIRIEPVGSAISCPTKAQ; translated from the coding sequence ATGATTGCCGCGCGCGCGCTGCTGGTCGCAGCTTTGTTTGTTTCGGGATGCTCTGCATCGATCCAGCAGAACCGGCCAGCTGCCGCGCCGACGCCGCCCGCTCAGGCAAACCCCGCCAACTGGCCGGCGGCGAAGAGCCCGGACGCTTTTTCTGATCCCAAAACCGAACAACGGATCGCAACGATCCTCGCGCGAATGACGCTCGAACAAAAAATCGGCCAGATGATCCAGGCCGATATTTCGGCCATCACGCCAAAAGACCTTGAAACCTATCCACTTGGTTCAATCCTCGCCGGGGGCAATTCCGGACCCTATGGCGACGAGCGTGCCAGCGGCGCGAAATGGGACCAAATGGTCAGCGAATACCGCGAGGCCTCACGCAAGAGCGGCGCGGGAATCCCGATAATTTTTGGTGTCGATGCCGTCCACGGCCATTCTAACCTGCCGGGCGCCACGATCTTCCCGCACAACATCGGGCTCGGTGCGGCGAATGACGATGGGCTCATTGAGCGGATCGGAGCCGCGACCGCTGCCGAGGTCGCGGGAAGCGGCATCGACTGGACTTTTGCGCCAACACTCGCTGTACCTCAGGATCTTCGCTGGGGACGCAGCTATGAAGGCTATGGTGCCGATCCGGCGCTGGTGGCCCGTTATGCCCGAGCAATGACGCGCGGCCTGCAAGGTGAACTCACTCGTGGCCAGTCCATGGGATCAAGCCATGTGGCTGCGACCGCAAAGCACTTCCTTGCCGATGGGGGAACGGCCGGTGGAAAAGATCAGGGTGACGCCGATATCTCTGAGAGCGAGCTCGTTGCGCGCCATGCGCAAGGGTATCCTGCCGCGATCGATGCGGGAGCCCTGACGGTGATGGCCAGCTTCTCAAGCTGGAATGGCGTCAAGAATCACGGCAATGCCAGTCTGCTGACCGACGTGCTGAAGGGCCGGATGGGTTTCGCCGGGCTCGTTGTTGGTGATTGGAACGGCCACGGACAGGTGCCGGGGTGCACCGTCACCGACTGCCCTGCAAGTTTCAGGGCCGGCCTCGATCTCGCCATGGCGCCTGACAGCTGGAAGGGCCTTTTTGCAGCCACACTTCGCGAAGCGCGCGACGGCTCGCTCCCCATGAGCCGGATTGACGATGCCGTGACGCGTATCCTGCGCGTCAAAGCCAAGCTTGGTTTGCTCGATACGGCCCCCGTTCGCCGCGGCGATCATGCCCAGATTGGTGCACCCGATCATCTTGCCCTTGCGCGGGAAGCGGCGGCAAAATCACTGGTTCTGCTCAAGAACAACGATGGGGTGCTTCCACTCCGCCCGGGCGCGAACGTCCTGATCACGGGGCCGGGAGCCGACAGCATGGCAATGCAGGCCGGCGGCTGGACGATTACGTGGCAGGGCACGGATACAACAGCTGCTGATTTTCCGAACGGCCAAACGATAGGCCGCGCGATTGCTGCCGCCGTTGGCGATGCTGGTGGCCATGCTGCCATTTCCGCCGATGGCAGCTGGTCGGTACGCCCGGACGTTGCGGTCGTGGTTTATGGCGAAACGCCCTATGCCGAATATCAGGGTGATGCTCCGGACCTGGCATTCCGTGCCAGCAAGGGCGAGCAGGACCTGATCTTGCGGCTCAAATCTCAGGGCATTCGCGTCGTCTCTGTCTTTCTCTCGGGCCGCCCGATGTTTACCGGCACGCAGATCAATGCATCTGATGCGTTTGTTGCCGCATGGCTGCCCGGTACGCAGGGCAATGGCGTCGCCGACGTTTTGGTTGCCCGCAGCAATGGCAAGACGGCGCGCGATTTTACCGGCCGCCTGCCGTTTCCTTGGCCGGCTGATGCGCTGTCGCCGGTCAAATCTCCCTTGTTTCCCATTGGGTATGGGCTGAACTATTCAAATGCTAAAAACATGGGGCCAGTCAACGAAGAGCCCAGGGTGGATCTCGTCGCGTCGGCGAGCGAAGATACCTACCTGACACGAGGGCAGGTGCCATCGCCCTGGCGCCTGGGCCTCGACAGCGCGGTAACGGCGCGCGCGCTAGACCTCACCGCGCAGGAGGATGCCCGTCAGTTCAACTGGGCCGATCACGGTTCGATTGCGATTGACGGTCCCGCAGTCAATCTCACGCGTCAGCTGGATGAGGGGTTTGTGCTTCGCATCGACTGGCGCATCGATGCTCTGCCCGCAGGGCCGCTTCTGGTCGGTTTGGGGGGGGCAAGTCTCGATCTCGCTTCGCAGCTGCAGACCAGTCCCCCGGGCACAAAGATTGAGACCCGCATTCCGTTGCGCTGTTTCAAGGAAGCAGGCGCAGATCTTCGCGCGGTCGGTACGCCTCTGCGCCTGACTGCCAACAAGGGCTTTGTTGCAACCCTGCGTGACATCCGCATCGAGCCAGTTGGCAGCGCGATTTCCTGCCCCACAAAAGCGCAATAG